In the genome of Xyrauchen texanus isolate HMW12.3.18 chromosome 33, RBS_HiC_50CHRs, whole genome shotgun sequence, one region contains:
- the LOC127626589 gene encoding uncharacterized protein LOC127626589 produces the protein MDNRYTPIARKTITEKHIPLLVDQVKDSIKRKLQTQSSVSITADIWSDRTMRSFFGVTAHGLNQDGNQLESFLLDCRRFCGRHSGDNIAMAFDEIIDEYNIESKVRYIITDNAANMKCAFKVKLPQEEQHSDDSDAEEENLDDESLWEDVTWEDETVMVRTRQRLSCFAHSLQLIVHDGMKEAKAFSSALAKMSKLTSLLHTSTTFKERFEATFGTDRSIPAATSTRWNSTFKQLQALTALDHRDLTQICSSDFQHVLFSIREWNQLKDLGSVLYPFAEATDLTEGEKMVTISMVVPTVLDLNTHLLQISESRSHCRPLATALRQSLLKRFSGIFVRTKMVEQNGKEDQFNNNVYFLATMLDPQFGLNWVDLDVTNSESPDSVKKFREDLKRTLIETLTAEVEGEATADGDMLHSGVDADETTDSPPGKCPRLLARYRAHKHLSHSAKDTCSISAQIHKYFDAIQDTDTNTALEFWLTNRERFPQLYSLVVKVLSIPASSAPVERVFSKGGLIVRPHRARLTHKMVTALVFLKSNMALV, from the exons ATGGACAACAGATACACTCCCATTGCAAGAAAAACAATCACTGAAAAACACATTCCTTTGTTGGTTGACCAGGTGAAGGATTCAATTAAAAGGAAGCTCCAGACCCAATCATCTGTGTCCATAACTGCTGACATATGGTCTGATCGAACCATGCGGTCCTTCTTCGGTGTTACAGCCCATGGATTAAACCAAGATGGAAATCAGCTGGAGTCCTTTCTTTTAGACTGTAGGAGGTTTTGTGGCAGACACAGTGGAGACAACATAGCCATGGCATTTGACGAGATCATTGATGAATATAACATTGAAAGTAAAGTCAGGTACATTATAACTGATAATGCAGCCAATATGAAGTGTGCATTCAAAGTCAAGCTACCACAAGAAGAGCAGCACAGTGATGACAGTGATGCAGAAGAGGAAAACTTAGATGATGAGAGTCTTTGGGAGGATGTGACCTGGGAAGACGAGACTGTCATGGTGAGAACAAGACAAAGGCTGTCATGTTTTGCACATTCTCTGCAATTAATTGTGCATGATGGAATGAAAGAAGCCAAGGCCTTTTCTTCAGCACTTGCCAAAATGTCAAAATTAACCTCATTACTTCATACAAGTACTACGTTTAAAGAGCGATTTGAGGCTACATTTGGGACAGATAGATCAATTCCTGCAGCTACATCCACACGCTGGAACAGTACATTCAAGCAGCTACAGGCCCTTACAGCACTTGACCATAGGGATCTCACTCAAATTTGCAGTTCAGACTTCCAACATGTTCTTTTTTCAATTCGTGAATGGAATCAACTGAAGGATTTAGGTTCTGTTCTCTATCCTTTTGCAGAAGCAACAGACCTtacagagggtgagaaaatggtcACTATTAGTATGGTGGTCCCCACTGTACTTGATTTAAACACTCATCTGCTCCAAATATCAGAGTCAAGAAGTCATTGCCGGCCACTAGCCACAGCCCTTCGGCAATCACTTTTAAAGAGATTCTCTGGGATCTTTGTGAGAACCAAAATGGTTGAGCAAAATGGGAAAGAGGACCAGTTCAACAATAATGTATATTTCTTGGCTACAATGCTTGATCCTCAGTTTGGTCTTAACTGGGTTGATCTAGATGTAACCAACAGTGAGAGTCCAGATTCAGTGAAGAAATTCAGAGAGGATCTGAAAAGAACACTTATAG AAACTTTGACTGCAGAAGTTGAGGGCGAGGCCACAGCAGATGGAGACATGCTGCATTCTGGAGTTGATGCTGATGAAACCACAGATTCTCCTCCTGGCAAATGCCCACGACTTCTAGCTCGCTATCGAGCCCACAAGCACCTGAGCCACTCAGCTAAGGATACATGCAGCATTTCAGCTCAGATACACAAGTACTTTGATGCCATTCAagacacagacacaaatacagcACTTGAATTTTGGTTGACAAACAGGGAGAGATTCCCACAGCTCTACTCTCTGGTTGTAAAAGTGCTGTCTATACCAGCATCCTCTGCACCAGTAGAGCGTGTCTTTAGCAAAGGTGGCCTCATCGTGAGACCACATCGTGCACGCTTAACACATAAAATGGTCACAGCGCTTGTATTTCTGAAAAGCAATATGGCCCTGGTTTAG